The following DNA comes from Streptomyces sp. NBC_00273.
GAAGGATCTCCGTCCCGTGAATCTCGTGACACTCCTCCCGTTCATCGTGCTCATCGGGGCGATGTTCCTGATGACCCGCTCCGCGAAGAAGAAGCAGCAGGCAGCCGCGCAGATGCGCGACCACATGACGCCCGGCACCGGCGTCCGCACCATCGGCGGCATGTACGCCACGGTGAAGGAGATCGGTGACGACACGGTCACTCTCGAGCTGGCCCCCGGCGTGCACGCGATCTTCGCGAAGAACGCCATCGGCGCCGTCCTGGAGGACGCGGAGTACAACCGCATCGTCCACGGCATCGACGACGAGGCGACCGACACGTCGGTCGTCCCGGACGACGCCTCCTCGCTGACCGAGGCTCCGAAGGCGGACCTCACCAAGGACGAGGACGAGGCTCCCAAGCTCGACCTGGGCAAGAAGGACGAGGACGCGCCCAAGGGCGACGACGAGCCCAAGGACGGCAAGTCCGACGGCGAGGCCGGCGCGAAGTAACGCGCGGCGGGGGACCGTGGAGGCGCCCGACCGGCGACCGGCACGGTCCCCGTCTGTGACACTTCTGCGGGGGGCAGGGGTCCCCACCACACATTTCGTGGCCGTCCCCGCGCTGACCCGGCGCGGGACGGTTGGACAGGGAGAAACGACAAGGTGGCAGCACCGAAGAAGGGCCGGCGGCCCACGGGGGCTCAGGGGAGGCCGGGGCGCGCCCTGGCGATCATCCTGATCGCGATGGTGGCGCTCACCGCGGGGATGTTCCTCTCCAAGCAGACGACTCCCAGGCTGGGCATCGACCTCGCCGGTGGCACGAGCATCACGCTCAAGGCCAAGAGCGAGCCCGGCAAAGAGAGCGCCATCAACGAGACCAACATGAACACGGCGGTCGGCATCATCGACCGCCGCGTCAACGGTCTCGGCGTGTCCGAGGCGGAGGTCCAGACCCAGGGTCGCGACCACATCATCGTGAACATCCCCAAGGGGACGAACGAGCAGCAGGCGCGCGAGCAGGTCGGCACCACCGCCCAGCTGTACTTCCGCCCGGTTCTCGCCTTCGCGGACGGCTCCCCGGCCGCTCCCGAGGGCACTCCGAGCCCGAACCCCTCCGCGAGCGGCTCCGGGGCTCCCAAGGCCGGAGACGGCAAGACCAGC
Coding sequences within:
- the yajC gene encoding preprotein translocase subunit YajC; this encodes MNLVTLLPFIVLIGAMFLMTRSAKKKQQAAAQMRDHMTPGTGVRTIGGMYATVKEIGDDTVTLELAPGVHAIFAKNAIGAVLEDAEYNRIVHGIDDEATDTSVVPDDASSLTEAPKADLTKDEDEAPKLDLGKKDEDAPKGDDEPKDGKSDGEAGAK